The Roseibaca calidilacus genome has a window encoding:
- the ihfA gene encoding integration host factor subunit alpha, whose protein sequence is MSEKTLTRMDLTEAVFREVGLSRNESSSLVDSVLQHISDALVAGEQVKISSFGTFSTRDKNARMGRNPKTGEEVPISPRRVLSFRPSHLMKDRVAQGNAGQ, encoded by the coding sequence ATGTCGGAAAAAACACTTACACGAATGGACCTGACCGAAGCGGTATTCCGCGAAGTGGGCTTGTCGCGCAACGAATCGTCGTCCTTGGTGGATAGCGTGTTGCAGCACATCTCTGATGCGCTGGTGGCCGGTGAACAGGTCAAGATCTCTTCTTTCGGCACATTTTCCACGCGCGACAAGAATGCCCGCATGGGGCGCAACCCCAAAACCGGCGAAGAAGTGCCGATTTCACCACGCCGCGTGCTTAGTTTCCGCCCGTCGCACCTGATGAAAGACCGCGTGGCACAAGGCAATGCCGGGCAATAA
- a CDS encoding MerR family transcriptional regulator — MRKAPEAFRTISEAAEALDTPAHVLRFWESKFTHVKPVKRAGGRRYYRPADIDLLSGIKLLLHDQGMTIRGVQKLLQEKGARHVAGLAPISADVLELPLDPPADMGTVMVPKPDIAPDLPPAVDTTKVESVRPVAEQGAQPLPESSDTPEEVPEEPALPPQDDQTGPIGDSAGNIAEPRSPRDTAPEPDLPDAAAPAPDATAAAPEQDAGAELTPDAVQSASEQAEEAVPPTPTKAPAPVMAPVPDTDPAPPEPARFARIAHALRVNPPRDVSRFAPALSRLEQLARTLAERSD; from the coding sequence ATGCGCAAGGCACCAGAGGCGTTCCGCACCATCAGCGAAGCGGCGGAAGCCTTGGACACCCCGGCGCATGTGTTGCGCTTTTGGGAAAGCAAATTCACCCATGTCAAACCTGTGAAACGCGCGGGCGGGCGGCGCTATTACCGCCCCGCCGATATTGACCTTCTGTCGGGCATAAAGCTGCTGCTGCACGATCAGGGCATGACGATTCGCGGCGTGCAAAAGCTGTTGCAGGAAAAAGGCGCGCGCCATGTCGCCGGGCTGGCCCCGATCAGCGCCGATGTGCTGGAACTGCCGCTAGACCCGCCTGCGGACATGGGCACGGTGATGGTGCCCAAGCCTGACATCGCCCCGGATCTGCCGCCCGCGGTGGACACCACGAAGGTCGAAAGCGTCAGGCCCGTTGCAGAGCAAGGCGCGCAGCCGCTGCCCGAAAGCAGCGACACACCAGAAGAGGTGCCAGAAGAACCCGCACTGCCGCCACAGGATGACCAGACTGGGCCAATAGGCGACAGCGCAGGAAATATCGCAGAGCCAAGGTCGCCGCGCGACACGGCGCCGGAACCAGACCTGCCCGATGCCGCAGCACCCGCGCCAGACGCAACCGCAGCAGCGCCAGAGCAAGACGCAGGTGCCGAATTGACGCCGGATGCCGTTCAGTCAGCGTCAGAGCAAGCCGAAGAAGCAGTCCCCCCAACACCGACCAAGGCACCGGCCCCGGTTATGGCACCAGTCCCAGACACCGATCCTGCGCCGCCAGAACCCGCCCGCTTTGCGCGCATCGCCCATGCGCTGCGTGTCAACCCGCCGCGCGATGTTTCCCGCTTTGCCCCGGCGCTGTCCCGGCTGGAACAGCTTGCCCGAACGCTCGCGGAACGCAGCGATTAG
- a CDS encoding conserved coiled coil protein, whose protein sequence is MDRDAFIEKTKAKIDEWNAEIAKQEAQIRGAQADMKVKYEAQLAEMKEQRNKVEKKLHEARDASEQAWSDMQSGFVSAWNDISSAFEKAANRY, encoded by the coding sequence ATGGACCGTGACGCATTCATAGAGAAAACCAAAGCCAAGATCGACGAGTGGAATGCAGAGATTGCCAAGCAGGAAGCGCAGATACGCGGCGCGCAGGCGGATATGAAGGTAAAATACGAAGCCCAGTTGGCCGAAATGAAAGAGCAGCGCAACAAGGTCGAGAAGAAACTGCACGAGGCGCGCGACGCCAGCGAACAGGCGTGGTCCGACATGCAGAGCGGTTTCGTCTCTGCATGGAACGATATTTCCAGCGCCTTCGAGAAGGCCGCAAATCGCTACTGA
- a CDS encoding 2'-deoxycytidine 5'-triphosphate deaminase, with the protein MQGVLPSQTLREMIARAEITADTPVTAQQVQPASLDLRLGHRAWRVRASFLAGKGRRVADRLADFEMHEMRLEGGTVLEKGCVYVVELMERLALPPALQAVANAKSSTGRLDLLTRVIADNGTEFDRVPDGYQGPLYAEICPRSFSVLVRPGQRLNQIRFRRGHAVLDDTALHALHSTDTLVPGEPVISDGLGFSVDLKPAQGTLVGYRAKPHTGVIDLDRIGAYAPRDYWEELHSDTGQIILDPGAFYILVSREAVHIPPDYAAEMAPYLAMVGEFRVHYAGFFDPGFGHAAAGGSGARGVLEVRCHEAPFALEHGQIVGRLIYERMAARPERLYGADLASNYQGQGLKLAKHFKAA; encoded by the coding sequence ATGCAAGGCGTTTTGCCATCCCAGACCCTGCGCGAGATGATTGCGCGCGCCGAAATCACGGCCGACACCCCGGTCACGGCACAACAGGTGCAACCTGCCAGCCTTGACCTGCGTCTGGGCCACCGGGCATGGCGGGTGCGCGCATCGTTTCTGGCGGGCAAGGGGCGGCGAGTGGCCGACCGTCTGGCCGATTTCGAAATGCACGAAATGCGCCTTGAGGGCGGCACGGTTCTGGAAAAGGGCTGCGTTTATGTCGTGGAACTGATGGAACGGCTGGCCCTGCCCCCGGCCCTGCAAGCGGTGGCCAATGCCAAAAGTTCGACCGGGCGGCTGGATTTGCTGACCCGCGTGATTGCCGATAACGGCACCGAATTCGACCGTGTGCCCGATGGCTACCAAGGCCCGCTTTATGCCGAAATCTGCCCGCGGTCCTTTTCGGTGCTGGTGCGCCCCGGCCAAAGGCTGAACCAGATCCGCTTTCGGCGCGGCCATGCGGTGCTGGATGACACCGCTTTGCACGCGCTGCACAGCACCGATACGCTGGTGCCGGGCGAGCCGGTCATCTCTGACGGGCTGGGCTTTTCGGTCGATCTGAAACCGGCGCAAGGCACGCTGGTAGGCTACCGCGCAAAACCCCATACCGGGGTGATAGACCTTGACCGCATCGGCGCTTATGCGCCGCGCGACTACTGGGAAGAGCTGCACAGTGATACCGGGCAGATCATCCTTGACCCCGGTGCGTTCTACATTCTGGTCAGCCGCGAGGCGGTGCATATTCCCCCCGATTACGCCGCCGAAATGGCCCCTTACCTGGCCATGGTGGGCGAATTCCGGGTGCATTATGCCGGATTCTTCGACCCCGGTTTCGGCCATGCCGCCGCCGGGGGCAGCGGCGCGCGCGGTGTTCTGGAAGTGCGCTGTCACGAAGCGCCTTTCGCGCTGGAACATGGCCAGATCGTCGGGCGGCTGATATACGAACGCATGGCCGCGCGGCCAGAACGCCTGTATGGCGCGGATCTGGCCTCGAACTACCAAGGGCAGGGTTTGAAACTGGCCAAGCATTTCAAGGCGGCATGA
- a CDS encoding MarC family protein, protein MLEIPFLISAFVTLFVVIDPIGTAPLFLALTQGMTAKQRRTVGLRACFIAALLLMAFAVAGEDFLNFIGISMPAFQIAGGLLLFLTALDMLFDRRSERRQNHADEGTGNLADDPSVFPLAMPLIAGPGAMATMVLLINDTGGTWEGTALISGVMLAVIALVLLAFLAAAPLERMLRRTGTMVLTRLFGLLLSALSVQFVLNGATALGILPSAVPM, encoded by the coding sequence ATGCTGGAAATCCCTTTCCTGATCTCGGCCTTCGTTACGCTGTTCGTGGTCATTGACCCCATCGGCACCGCGCCCTTGTTTCTGGCGCTGACCCAAGGCATGACCGCCAAGCAGCGCCGCACGGTGGGCCTGCGCGCCTGTTTCATTGCAGCACTGCTGCTGATGGCTTTTGCCGTGGCGGGCGAGGATTTCCTGAATTTCATCGGCATTTCGATGCCGGCCTTCCAGATCGCGGGCGGGCTTTTGCTGTTTCTGACGGCGCTGGACATGCTGTTCGACCGCCGCTCGGAACGGCGTCAGAACCACGCGGATGAGGGGACGGGCAATCTGGCCGATGACCCGTCGGTCTTTCCGCTGGCCATGCCCCTGATCGCTGGGCCGGGGGCGATGGCAACAATGGTGCTGCTGATAAACGACACCGGCGGCACATGGGAAGGCACGGCACTGATTTCGGGCGTCATGCTGGCCGTGATCGCGCTGGTATTGCTGGCGTTCTTGGCCGCCGCGCCCTTGGAACGCATGTTGCGCCGCACCGGAACCATGGTGCTGACGCGGCTGTTCGGGCTGCTTCTGTCGGCGCTATCGGTGCAATTCGTGCTGAATGGCGCAACAGCGCTTGGTATCTTGCCAAGCGCCGTGCCGATGTAG